The following are encoded together in the Pseudomonas sediminis genome:
- a CDS encoding ABC transporter ATP-binding protein: protein MNALEVSGVGFAYGARQALNDLAFELAPGRFGALLGPNGAGKSTLIALLTRLYDLQQGDIRIFGHSLRNEPRQALRQLGVVFQQSTLDLDLSVQQNLAYHAALHGMPRREAQARIDEELLRQDLAERRHDKVRTLNGGHRRRVEIARALLHQPRLLLLDEASAGLDPASRLALGRHVRNLCREQGLCVLWTTHLLDEIESSDDLLILHRGERVAWGKASQFGDDLAISFARLTGDEALGRGHVREAIRPNLDTQARRSGFSREHPAEEPHP from the coding sequence ATGAACGCCTTGGAGGTGAGCGGCGTCGGTTTCGCCTATGGGGCCCGCCAGGCCCTGAATGATCTGGCCTTCGAGCTGGCGCCAGGCCGCTTCGGTGCCCTGCTCGGCCCCAACGGCGCCGGCAAGTCCACGCTGATCGCCCTGCTCACCCGCCTGTACGACCTGCAGCAGGGCGATATCCGCATCTTCGGCCACAGCCTGCGCAATGAGCCGCGCCAGGCGTTACGCCAGCTCGGCGTGGTGTTCCAGCAAAGCACGCTAGATCTCGACCTGTCGGTGCAACAGAACCTCGCCTACCACGCCGCGCTGCACGGCATGCCGCGCCGCGAGGCACAGGCGCGTATCGACGAGGAGCTCCTGCGCCAGGATCTCGCTGAGCGCCGTCACGACAAGGTGCGCACGCTCAACGGCGGCCACCGCCGCCGCGTGGAGATTGCCCGCGCCCTACTCCATCAACCGCGTCTACTGTTGCTCGACGAAGCCAGCGCCGGGCTCGACCCGGCCAGCCGCCTGGCGCTGGGCCGACATGTGCGCAACCTGTGCCGCGAGCAGGGTCTGTGCGTGCTGTGGACGACCCACCTGCTGGACGAGATCGAATCCAGCGATGATCTGCTGATCCTGCATCGAGGCGAGCGCGTGGCCTGGGGCAAGGCCAGCCAGTTCGGCGATGACCTGGCCATCAGCTTCGCCCGCCTGACCGGCGACGAGGCGCTTGGCCGCGGCCATGTGCGCGAGGCGATTCGGCCGAACCTGGATACCCAGGCCCGTAGGAGCGGCTTCAGCCGCGAACACCCCGCCGAGGAGCCGCACCCATGA
- a CDS encoding YVTN family beta-propeller repeat protein: protein MHLTRLSCAVAFGLACHSAFAATAYVSNEKDDSISVIDLDSLEVTATLDVGMRPRGLLLSSDNKLLYICASDSDRVQVMDLATRKIIKELPSGADPEQFALHPNDRWLYISNEDDALVTVVDTQSDEVLAQIEVGVEPEGMAVSPDGKWAVNTSETTNMLHWIDTSTNQLVDNTLVDQRPRHVEFDKDGKRLWASAEIGGTVTVLDVDSRQVLKVLNFAIKGVHPDKVQPVGVKLTDDGKYAFVALGPANHVAVVDAKTFEILDYLLVGRRVWHLAFTPDQKRLLTTNGVSGDVSVIDIDSLKVTKSIKVGRYPWGVVVTP, encoded by the coding sequence ATGCACCTGACCCGTCTCTCCTGCGCCGTCGCCTTCGGCCTGGCCTGCCACTCGGCCTTCGCCGCCACTGCCTACGTGTCCAACGAGAAGGATGACAGCATCAGCGTCATCGACCTCGACAGCCTGGAAGTCACCGCCACCCTCGATGTCGGCATGCGCCCGCGCGGGCTGCTGCTGTCTTCCGACAATAAACTTCTGTACATCTGCGCCAGCGACTCGGACCGCGTGCAGGTGATGGACCTGGCCACGCGCAAGATCATCAAGGAGCTGCCCTCCGGCGCCGACCCCGAGCAGTTCGCCCTGCATCCCAACGATCGCTGGCTGTATATCTCCAACGAGGACGATGCTCTGGTCACGGTGGTCGATACCCAGAGCGACGAAGTGCTGGCGCAGATCGAAGTCGGCGTGGAGCCCGAAGGCATGGCGGTGAGTCCCGACGGCAAGTGGGCGGTCAACACCAGCGAAACCACCAACATGCTGCATTGGATCGATACCAGCACCAATCAACTGGTGGACAACACCCTGGTCGACCAGCGCCCGCGTCACGTCGAATTCGACAAGGACGGCAAGCGCCTGTGGGCCTCAGCCGAGATCGGCGGCACGGTGACGGTGCTGGACGTCGACTCGCGCCAGGTGCTCAAGGTGCTCAACTTCGCCATCAAGGGCGTGCACCCGGACAAGGTGCAGCCGGTCGGAGTCAAGCTGACCGACGACGGCAAGTACGCCTTCGTCGCCCTCGGCCCGGCCAACCATGTGGCCGTGGTGGATGCCAAGACCTTCGAGATTCTCGACTACCTGCTGGTGGGCCGGCGCGTCTGGCACCTGGCGTTCACCCCGGATCAGAAGCGCCTGCTGACCACCAATGGCGTCAGTGGCGATGTATCGGTGATCGACATCGATTCACTCAAGGTGACCAAGTCGATCAAGGTCGGCCGCTATCCCTGGGGCGTGGTGGTGACGCCATGA
- a CDS encoding response regulator transcription factor, giving the protein MKVLLVDDHAVVRQGYASLLRALLPEVQLREACDGEQALQRVQEEIPNLVIMDIGLPGISGLETTRRLRQRLPQLRVLFFSMHDELPLVRQALDAGAIGYLTKNSSPEVLVEAVKRTAAGHAYIEQQLATQLACNPASSDGLDPRLRELTQREFEIFVMLARGLPPRQIAEKLCISAKTLSNYQTLVKNKLQISSQAELVHLAIDSGVVRVGLESA; this is encoded by the coding sequence ATGAAGGTTCTACTGGTGGACGATCACGCCGTGGTACGCCAGGGCTACGCCAGCCTGCTGCGCGCCCTGTTGCCCGAGGTGCAACTGCGCGAGGCCTGCGATGGTGAGCAGGCGTTGCAGCGGGTACAGGAAGAGATTCCCAATCTGGTGATCATGGATATCGGCCTGCCCGGCATCAGCGGCCTGGAAACCACCCGCCGCCTGCGCCAGCGCCTGCCACAACTGCGCGTGCTGTTCTTCAGCATGCACGACGAACTACCCCTGGTGCGCCAGGCGCTGGACGCCGGCGCCATCGGCTACCTGACCAAGAACTCCTCACCGGAAGTGCTGGTGGAGGCGGTCAAACGCACCGCCGCCGGCCACGCCTATATCGAACAGCAACTGGCCACCCAGCTGGCCTGTAATCCCGCTAGCAGCGATGGCCTCGACCCACGCCTGCGCGAACTGACCCAGCGCGAGTTCGAAATCTTCGTCATGCTCGCCCGCGGCCTGCCACCGAGGCAGATTGCCGAGAAGCTGTGCATCAGCGCCAAGACCCTGTCCAATTATCAGACCCTGGTAAAGAACAAACTGCAGATCAGCTCGCAGGCGGAGTTGGTGCATTTGGCGATTGATAGTGGGGTGGTGCGGGTGGGGTTGGAGAGTGCCTGA
- a CDS encoding HAMP domain-containing sensor histidine kinase yields the protein MTALGRINLGVSLLFGLVTLAGLALLLRQASHDVQRELQAAEAVVEYLGEVARSNPGSLRPELTENLRHIRVSWLRPGEEPEQQTESVIEHWIAERLLGSASLVADAWPLEDGRELRIALDPYDEIEEIQDSLLQLLLLSAFALVLSLLTIRFAVRRARRVLDELLAGLREVGAGHFDTRLHDHGLAEAKHLAAHFNEMAITLQQVQADNAELTQALLELQERERTRLGQTLHDDLGQYLSGIRAQACLLKVIADRPQQVQDTARLLDDNCERLQQGFRSLIRDLYPVVLERLELGPALQQLAADWQQAQGIRCRLQLSEQLPSLPLASKAHLYRLVQEALTNVARHADASEVRIRLQRRGQGLRLLVRDNGQGTALPLRPGIGLRSMRERSRSLGGELRLHSRPQAGWALCLNIPLEATR from the coding sequence ATGACTGCTCTGGGCCGCATCAACCTCGGCGTCAGTTTGCTGTTCGGGCTGGTTACCCTGGCCGGGCTGGCGCTGCTGTTGCGCCAGGCCAGCCACGATGTGCAGCGCGAGCTACAGGCCGCCGAAGCGGTGGTGGAATACCTCGGTGAAGTGGCGCGCAGCAACCCCGGCAGCCTGCGCCCGGAGCTGACCGAGAACCTGCGACATATCCGTGTGAGCTGGCTGCGTCCGGGTGAAGAGCCCGAGCAGCAGACCGAAAGCGTCATTGAACACTGGATCGCCGAACGCTTGCTGGGCTCGGCTTCACTGGTGGCCGATGCCTGGCCGCTGGAGGATGGCCGCGAGTTGCGTATCGCTCTCGACCCCTATGACGAGATCGAGGAAATCCAGGACTCGCTGTTGCAACTGCTACTGCTCAGCGCCTTCGCCCTGGTCCTCAGCCTGCTCACCATCCGCTTTGCCGTGCGCCGTGCCAGGCGCGTGCTGGACGAGCTGCTTGCCGGCCTGCGCGAAGTCGGCGCCGGTCACTTCGATACCCGTTTGCACGACCACGGGCTGGCCGAGGCCAAGCACCTGGCGGCGCACTTCAACGAGATGGCCATCACCCTGCAACAGGTGCAGGCGGACAACGCCGAGCTGACCCAGGCACTGCTGGAATTGCAGGAGCGCGAGCGCACGCGCCTCGGCCAGACCTTGCACGACGACCTCGGTCAATACCTCAGCGGCATTCGCGCCCAGGCCTGCCTGCTCAAGGTGATTGCTGACCGGCCGCAGCAGGTGCAGGACACCGCGCGCCTGCTCGACGACAACTGCGAGCGCCTGCAGCAGGGCTTTCGCAGCCTGATCCGCGACCTCTACCCGGTGGTGCTGGAGCGTCTGGAACTCGGCCCGGCGCTGCAGCAACTGGCCGCCGACTGGCAGCAGGCGCAAGGCATTCGCTGCCGCCTGCAACTGAGCGAACAACTGCCAAGCCTGCCGCTGGCGAGCAAGGCCCATCTCTATCGGCTGGTACAGGAGGCGCTGACCAATGTCGCCCGCCATGCCGATGCCAGCGAAGTACGTATTCGCCTGCAACGCCGTGGCCAGGGCTTGCGCCTGTTGGTGCGCGACAACGGCCAGGGCACCGCGCTGCCGCTACGCCCCGGTATCGGCCTGCGCTCGATGCGCGAACGCAGCCGCAGCCTCGGCGGCGAGCTGCGCCTGCACAGCCGCCCGCAAGCCGGCTGGGCGTTATGTCTGAATATTCCTCTGGAGGCTACGCGATGA
- a CDS encoding ABC transporter permease: protein MTAYWECLRGIVLREWLRFVLQRSRFLSALVRPLLWLLVFAAGFRAALGIAIIEPYDTYITYDTYIVPGLACMILLFNGMQGSLSMVYDREMGSMRVLLTSPLPRAFLLVAKLLATALISLLQVYAFLVIAWVYGVQPPAWGLLTALPALLLVALLLSALGLLLSNGIRQLENFAGVMNFVIFPMFFLSSALYPLWKMRESSEWLYWLCAFNPFTHAVELVRNALYLRLHIEALLICAGLTVLLTLLAVASFNPQHAALRKAG, encoded by the coding sequence ATGACCGCCTACTGGGAATGCCTGCGCGGCATCGTGCTGCGCGAATGGCTGCGCTTCGTCCTGCAGCGCTCGCGCTTTCTCAGCGCCCTGGTGCGCCCGCTGCTGTGGCTACTGGTGTTCGCCGCCGGTTTTCGCGCCGCGCTGGGCATCGCCATCATCGAGCCGTACGACACCTACATCACCTACGACACCTACATCGTGCCGGGCCTGGCCTGCATGATCCTGCTGTTCAACGGCATGCAGGGCTCGCTGTCGATGGTCTACGACCGTGAGATGGGCAGCATGCGCGTGCTGCTCACCAGCCCGCTGCCGCGCGCCTTTTTGCTGGTGGCCAAGCTGCTGGCCACGGCGCTGATCTCGCTGTTGCAGGTCTATGCCTTTCTCGTCATCGCCTGGGTGTACGGCGTGCAACCGCCAGCCTGGGGCCTGCTCACCGCACTGCCAGCGCTGCTGCTGGTGGCGCTGCTGCTCAGTGCGCTGGGGCTGCTGCTGTCCAACGGCATCCGGCAACTGGAGAACTTCGCCGGGGTAATGAATTTCGTCATCTTCCCCATGTTTTTCCTCTCGTCTGCGCTGTATCCGCTGTGGAAGATGCGCGAGTCCAGCGAGTGGCTGTACTGGCTGTGCGCGTTCAACCCCTTCACCCATGCCGTGGAGCTGGTGCGCAATGCGCTGTACCTGCGCCTGCATATCGAGGCGCTGCTGATCTGCGCCGGCCTGACGGTATTACTGACGCTGCTCGCCGTAGCCAGCTTCAACCCGCAACATGCCGCGCTGCGCAAGGCGGGTTAA
- a CDS encoding copper-binding protein, producing the protein MRIFKALLLPLLLIISLLGVDQLHAAGDMTRRPVALPDLVLGNDDSDYFMSQTEYQLETGQAYQLKIIASGQKEYAFQAPEFATSIYLRKVEAGGVEIKAVTLTELEFEEAGEAEIFFLPVKPGKYRFYAKGLEGKGMLGYFVVK; encoded by the coding sequence ATGCGTATTTTCAAGGCTCTGCTACTGCCGCTGTTGCTGATCATCAGCCTGCTCGGTGTCGATCAATTGCACGCCGCCGGTGATATGACCCGCCGCCCGGTGGCATTGCCTGACCTGGTGCTGGGTAACGACGACAGCGACTACTTCATGTCGCAGACCGAATACCAGCTGGAAACCGGCCAGGCCTACCAGCTCAAGATCATCGCCAGCGGACAGAAGGAATACGCCTTCCAGGCGCCGGAATTCGCCACTTCCATCTACCTGCGCAAGGTCGAGGCGGGTGGTGTGGAGATCAAGGCGGTCACCCTCACTGAACTGGAGTTCGAAGAGGCTGGCGAGGCGGAGATCTTCTTCCTGCCGGTCAAACCGGGCAAATACCGCTTCTACGCCAAAGGCCTGGAAGGCAAGGGCATGCTCGGTTACTTCGTCGTCAAATAG
- a CDS encoding response regulator transcription factor → MYKILIADDHPLFREAIHNVIADGFPGSEIMETADLDSALELTQSHDDLDLILLDLNMPGMHGLGGLMNLRNEAPTIPVVIVSAEQDKQIVLQAITYGAVGFITKSSPRAQMTDAIAQILDGNVYLPPDIIRSQKSGSSRQHHDNHSIAPELLQALTRKQLLVLERMTKGESNKQIAYSLDIAETTVKAHVSAILRKLNVHNRVQAILSAGDIDFASYLRR, encoded by the coding sequence ATGTACAAGATTCTGATTGCCGACGACCATCCGCTGTTTCGTGAAGCCATCCATAACGTCATCGCCGACGGGTTTCCCGGCAGCGAGATCATGGAAACCGCCGACCTGGACAGCGCCCTGGAGCTGACCCAGAGCCACGACGATCTGGATCTGATCCTGCTCGACCTGAACATGCCCGGCATGCATGGTCTGGGCGGGCTGATGAACCTGCGCAACGAGGCGCCAACCATCCCGGTGGTGATCGTTTCGGCCGAGCAGGACAAACAGATCGTGCTGCAAGCCATCACCTATGGTGCGGTGGGTTTCATCACCAAGTCTTCGCCACGCGCACAGATGACCGACGCCATCGCGCAGATTCTCGACGGCAACGTTTATCTACCGCCGGACATCATCCGTTCGCAGAAAAGCGGCAGTTCACGGCAGCACCACGACAACCACAGCATCGCCCCGGAGCTGCTGCAGGCGCTGACGCGCAAGCAACTGTTGGTGCTCGAACGCATGACCAAGGGCGAGTCGAACAAGCAGATCGCCTACAGCCTGGATATCGCCGAAACCACGGTCAAAGCCCACGTCTCGGCCATTCTGCGCAAGCTCAACGTACATAACCGCGTGCAGGCGATCCTTTCGGCCGGCGATATCGATTTCGCCTCCTATCTGCGCCGCTAG
- a CDS encoding PQQ-dependent catabolism-associated CXXCW motif protein: MKYRLPVQAGLMLASALLACLAHAEDLFDAEGYRSSQYRSPTPSSLDGVQIVDTPALQKLLAERPDTRLIDVYRRPFVQDRFVEDAPHANLPGSLWLANAGDGNLAPQWQRYFTHYLHQQSRGDVRQPFVFYCRSDCWLSWNAARRAHAMGYRQLYWYRDGIDAWEQAGLPLVPAQPAELPAAFLTPTANP; encoded by the coding sequence ATGAAGTACCGTCTGCCCGTGCAAGCAGGCCTGATGCTCGCCTCGGCGTTACTGGCCTGCCTTGCGCATGCCGAAGATCTGTTCGACGCCGAGGGCTATCGCAGCAGCCAGTACCGCAGCCCCACGCCATCCAGTCTGGACGGCGTGCAGATCGTTGATACGCCCGCCCTGCAGAAGCTCCTTGCCGAGCGCCCCGACACCCGCCTGATCGACGTCTACCGCCGCCCTTTCGTGCAGGACCGCTTCGTCGAGGACGCCCCCCACGCCAACCTGCCCGGCAGTCTGTGGCTGGCCAACGCCGGCGACGGCAACCTGGCCCCGCAATGGCAGCGCTACTTCACCCACTACCTACACCAGCAGAGCCGTGGCGACGTGCGCCAGCCCTTCGTATTCTACTGCCGCTCCGACTGCTGGCTGAGCTGGAACGCCGCGCGCCGCGCCCATGCCATGGGCTATCGCCAGCTCTACTGGTACCGTGACGGCATCGATGCCTGGGAACAGGCCGGCCTGCCGCTGGTGCCCGCGCAACCGGCCGAACTGCCTGCTGCTTTCCTCACGCCCACTGCCAACCCATAA
- a CDS encoding GNAT family acetyltransferase — MHIRPFRLADEAAVIDLWQRCDLTRPWNDPRKDIQRKLQVQPELFVVGEIDGKLVASAMAGYEGHRGWVNYLAVCPEQRQQGLARQLMTYIEEQLLALGCPKLSLQVRDTNAAALAFYERLGYKIDASVSLGKRLIADD, encoded by the coding sequence ATGCACATCCGCCCCTTCCGGCTCGCTGACGAAGCCGCTGTCATCGATCTCTGGCAACGTTGCGACCTGACCCGCCCGTGGAACGACCCGCGCAAGGACATCCAGCGCAAGCTGCAGGTTCAGCCCGAGCTGTTTGTGGTGGGTGAGATCGACGGCAAGCTAGTGGCATCGGCCATGGCCGGCTACGAGGGGCATCGCGGCTGGGTCAACTACCTGGCGGTGTGCCCCGAGCAACGCCAGCAAGGCCTGGCCCGTCAGTTGATGACGTATATCGAAGAACAATTGCTCGCTCTGGGCTGCCCCAAGCTCAGCCTGCAGGTGCGCGACACCAACGCAGCGGCATTGGCCTTCTACGAGCGGCTTGGCTACAAGATCGATGCCTCGGTCAGCCTGGGCAAGCGACTGATCGCGGATGATTAA
- a CDS encoding tetratricopeptide repeat protein has translation MRQLAGLLLGALLSTPLSASDDEQTRIAREMIQVLDAYAVYKMGDFDEAFERYRRLAEAGNRQGMLNLGNMHAAGLGTRTDLGQALSWYQRAADAGDAIGMYEVARAHDIGLGTPANPDEALRWYQRAAEQDNADAQWALGERLYQQGQHANGLSWIRAAARQGEHAQAQQFLAALDGDGVAAIQPNNEQRQAVLAALSMIDQAAQRRDIDALVALIRDDAQIQVRLPQSRSWQALSKAQLRTLWQQTFAQTDRYHYQRNEPELLSTDDGILAFSLIRETLARGERTQQLEIHESARLQLLEGRASIYGLRLDIRQRGE, from the coding sequence ATGCGTCAACTTGCCGGCCTGTTGCTGGGCGCTCTGTTGAGTACGCCGCTGAGCGCCAGCGACGACGAACAGACGCGCATTGCTCGCGAGATGATCCAAGTACTGGACGCTTACGCGGTGTACAAAATGGGCGACTTCGACGAAGCCTTCGAGCGCTATCGCCGGCTCGCCGAAGCCGGCAACCGCCAGGGCATGCTCAACCTGGGCAACATGCACGCCGCAGGTCTCGGTACCAGGACCGATCTGGGGCAAGCGTTGAGCTGGTACCAACGCGCAGCTGATGCGGGCGACGCTATCGGCATGTATGAAGTGGCCCGCGCCCACGACATCGGGCTCGGTACGCCAGCTAACCCCGACGAGGCGCTACGCTGGTATCAGCGTGCCGCCGAGCAGGACAACGCCGACGCCCAGTGGGCGCTGGGCGAGCGCCTCTACCAGCAGGGTCAGCACGCCAATGGCCTGAGCTGGATTCGCGCTGCGGCCAGGCAAGGCGAACATGCGCAGGCCCAGCAGTTTCTTGCCGCGCTGGACGGTGATGGCGTTGCCGCCATCCAACCTAATAACGAACAACGCCAAGCGGTACTGGCCGCACTCAGCATGATCGACCAGGCGGCGCAGCGCCGTGACATCGACGCGCTGGTGGCGTTGATCCGCGATGACGCCCAAATACAGGTGCGCCTCCCGCAGTCACGTAGCTGGCAAGCATTGAGCAAGGCGCAGCTGCGTACACTGTGGCAACAAACATTCGCCCAGACAGATCGCTATCACTACCAACGTAACGAACCAGAACTGCTGAGTACTGATGATGGGATCCTGGCCTTCTCGCTGATTCGCGAAACGCTGGCACGCGGCGAACGTACGCAGCAGCTGGAAATCCACGAGAGCGCCCGACTGCAGCTCCTTGAGGGCAGGGCAAGCATCTACGGTCTGCGCCTGGATATCCGCCAGCGGGGCGAGTGA
- a CDS encoding ABC transporter substrate-binding protein, with protein sequence MHRISCRSLFYLAAIFSLVVEASANELQVRIGYLAHQPPRGPLLSNVIPEPLDAGRRGAELAIIDSNSTGRFLKQKFELQSAESEDATELLAAAEQQHQTGIRLFVVNAPADTLRQLSERLPDSLLLNAGSADDGLRREQCLGNVLHTLPSRAMLADALAQFLAVRKWTRWLLVTGSTEDDIAYADALKRAAKRFGHKIVAEKPWSFDNDQRRSAQAEMPLFTQASEYDVVLVADERGDFGEYLPYNTWYPRPVAGTQGLTPTAWHKTVETFGAAQLQKRFEELAGRWMNDRDFAAWMAVRSLATAITKQRTAEPQGIRHLLLNEQLPLDGFKGRKLSFRPWNGELRQPIPLVHPRALVSTSPQDGFLHPSNEMDSLGYDRPEVSCDLAGTP encoded by the coding sequence ATGCACCGGATCAGTTGCCGCTCGTTGTTCTACCTCGCTGCCATATTCAGCTTGGTGGTCGAAGCCAGCGCGAACGAGCTGCAGGTGCGCATCGGCTACCTGGCTCATCAACCACCACGCGGGCCATTGCTGTCCAACGTCATCCCCGAACCGCTGGACGCCGGCCGCCGCGGCGCGGAGCTGGCGATCATCGATAGCAACAGCACCGGGCGCTTCCTCAAGCAGAAGTTCGAACTGCAAAGCGCCGAGAGCGAGGATGCAACCGAGCTGCTCGCCGCCGCCGAACAACAGCATCAGACCGGCATTCGCCTGTTCGTAGTCAATGCCCCAGCCGATACCCTGCGCCAGCTCAGCGAGCGCCTGCCGGACAGCCTGCTGCTCAACGCCGGCAGCGCCGACGACGGCCTGCGCCGCGAGCAATGCCTGGGCAACGTGCTGCACACCCTGCCCAGCCGCGCCATGCTGGCCGACGCCCTGGCGCAGTTCCTCGCCGTGCGCAAATGGACACGCTGGCTGCTGGTCACCGGCAGCACCGAGGACGACATTGCCTACGCCGACGCGCTCAAGCGCGCGGCCAAACGCTTCGGCCACAAGATCGTCGCCGAAAAGCCTTGGAGCTTCGACAATGACCAACGCCGCAGCGCCCAGGCGGAAATGCCGTTGTTCACCCAGGCCAGCGAGTACGACGTGGTGCTGGTGGCCGACGAGCGCGGCGACTTCGGCGAATACCTGCCCTACAACACCTGGTACCCGCGCCCGGTGGCCGGCACCCAGGGCCTGACCCCGACTGCCTGGCACAAAACGGTGGAAACCTTCGGCGCCGCGCAGTTGCAGAAACGCTTCGAGGAGCTGGCCGGACGCTGGATGAACGACCGCGACTTCGCCGCTTGGATGGCCGTGCGCAGCTTGGCCACGGCCATCACCAAGCAGCGCACCGCCGAGCCGCAGGGCATTCGTCATCTGCTGCTGAACGAACAACTGCCGCTGGACGGCTTCAAGGGCCGCAAGTTGAGCTTCCGTCCGTGGAATGGCGAACTGCGCCAACCGATTCCGCTGGTACACCCGCGAGCCCTGGTCAGCACCTCGCCGCAGGATGGTTTTCTCCACCCCAGCAACGAGATGGACAGCCTCGGCTATGACCGGCCCGAGGTGAGCTGCGATCTGGCGGGTACGCCTTAG